From a single Apium graveolens cultivar Ventura chromosome 2, ASM990537v1, whole genome shotgun sequence genomic region:
- the LOC141705966 gene encoding trihelix transcription factor GT-3b-like: MDATYHLHQHQQQQQQLYYPQQSVSIDAGGDRFPQWSIQETRDFLMIRAEFDQKFMETKRNKLLWELISSKMKELGYNRSPDQCKCKWKNLVTRYKGCETMGTEEMKQQFPFYNELQSIFGARMQRMLWMEADEGGASGSKKKVTQLSSDEDDENEDSDIGDKKAGKGKKKRKTKCSTSNTNNYNVKEMLDDFMKQQKEMEMQWMQVMEAREEERKMRELEWRQRMEALETERIMMEKKWREREEEWRLRDEARAQKRDALIDTLLNKLIREDRS, from the exons ATGGATGCAACCTATCATCTTCATCAGCACcaacaacagcagcagcagcTATATTATCCTCAACAAAGTGTTAGTATTGATGCAGGTGGTGATAGGTTTCCCCAATGGAGTATCCAGGAAACCAGAGATTTCTTGATGATTCGAGCCGAGTTCGATCAAAAGTTTATGGAGACTAAGCGCAACAAGCTTCTTTGGGAACTCATCTCCTCAAAAATGAAAGAGTTAGGTTACAATCGAAGCCCTGATCAATGCAAATGTAAATGGAAAAATTTAGTCACTCGATACAAG GGTTGTGAAACAATGGGGACTGAAGAAATGAAGCAACAATTCCCATTCTACAATGAACTACAATCAATTTTCGGGGCGAGGATGCAGAGAATGCTATGGATGGAAGCAGACGAAGGTGGAGCTAGTGGTTCGAAAAAAAAGGTGACTCAGCTTTCTTCCGATGAagatgatgaaaatgaagatagcgATATTGGAGACAAGAAAGCAGGCAAGGGTAAGAAGAAAAGGAAGACCAAGTGCAGTACTAGTAATACCAACAATTATAATGTGAAGGAGATGTTGGATGATTTCATGAAGCAACAGAAGGAAATGGAAATGCAATGGATGCAAGTAATGGAGGCAAGAGAAGAGGAGAGGAAAATGAGGGAACTGGAATGGAGACAAAGAATGGAAGCTTTGGAGACTGAGAGGATTATGATGGAAAAGAAATGGAGAGAAAGGGAAGAGGAATGGAGATTAAGAGATGAAGCTAGAGCTCAGAAAAGGGATGCTTTGATTGATACACTTTTGAACAAGCTTATAAGAGAAGATCGTAGTTAA